GAGATGTCTGAGTCCAGACAGCCATAGGCAGGAAGTGCTGACCGTCTCTCTGGGTGTTTTTGGTTCCCAGACCAGCAGTGGCTACTCAGAGAAGAGACCTGGCTATCCAACTTacgagagacacagcaagaaggtgactgtggagaagagaaagagcttGAGGCCTTTGTGGCACCTGATGCTTGGCTCCCAACAGTTCCTCAGACTCCACCATCTCCACTGgtccaaagccagaagagggtggtaCAGCCCCGGTGCTTGCGGAAACATACTTCTCGGGCTACAGTGTGGAACATTAGGCAGAAAAAGGTATCGTTCCAGCTGGAGAGAATTATTAAGAAGCGGAGGCTGCTGGAAGCCCAGAGGAGACTGGAGCAGCTCAATGCACTCTTCTGGATCCAGGATAATGGCACCTCCAAGGCCCCAAGTTGGGCCTCTAGCTCTAACACCACAGGCTCAGGTTCTCAGCGTAGAAGCAGATGGACAACTTGCAGCTCTCTGAGTCTCCAGAGGCTCTGCAGTCAACGCCTGTCCCAGCTACGCAGGTACCAATGATGTCACCAGGAGCCGTGGCTGGAGTTAACCAGTTTTCCAGGCAGTGCTCTTTACTCTGGGGCTTCTTCAGTCTGTTAGGTGGTTAGGTGTTTAGTCCTCTGGTCCTGCTGGGCTTCTCATTGTTTGCATATCTTAAGAAACAGACTGCTTCTTAGCTCTCAGAGCTGCTTTTCTCCCAGCTCATTTCTCGTTTTCAAGGAACTCAACTCATTTACATGTGTGTTTTAGACCTAGACTGCCCGGATGCAGTTTCTTATGTGTTTTGCCTCCACCTTAGTCTCACCTCCAGTCTTCCTTGATCCCACAGGCTGCCTCCACCCTGGCCTGACTGACACATGATTCCCCCGTACATGTTTGGATCTGACTGTTGGCTCCTTCACTTCCTGTCTGCTGTCACCAGGTTGGGGAGTGTATTATCCCCCAGATTCCTTGGAGTAGAAGACTGTGTCCTGTTCTGTGTGTCCTTGGCCTTGTTCAGAAGAGTCATAAATGTCTGTTGCTGTCATGTTTTCTTACCTCTCTGTCCTTCAAATAACTGGGCAGGCAAGCCAACTTTTTACTATGGGAATCATTCAAACATGCACAAAGTTGAGAGACTTATGGAGTTCCTATTTTGAGCAATTATAAAGATGCTACACTTACTTTACAGACCCACTACCCTATCTTCCAAAGGATTTAAAGCAATATCATATTTCAACCCTGTATCTTTAAGTATGTAcctctaaaaataaaaactgttctGTCATACCTACCAAATCATACCTGCCAAGATTAGGTTATAGCTTGATAGAAGCTAACACTTGGGTCACACTCAGTTTTCTCCAGTTGCTTGAATGAAGCCTTGGTTTTCCATATCAAGAACTAATTGGATTTATAAACTACCTGACACTGTTACGTCTGACGTTCCTGTAGTCattctttcctatttcttcttATCAGTATGCAAAGTGGGGCAGTTCTGTAGATGATGTCACACCATGGATTTATCTGCTTGATTCTTTATAGTATTAAAATTATTCCTGTTTTCCTCACATAGCCAGTTGCTTGAAATGTAAAGATAAAGCAGTTGGGGATGGAGATTGAGCAAAATGTATCTGAGACCACTGAAAGCCAGGGCTCTACTGTCAACAgtctgcttttgtgtgtgttgaTCTGAGGACTGTAGGACACAGTGTGTGGGTGGCCTGCTTTCCAACCTCTTTCAGAGTAACTAAGAAGAATGCCATATTACTTATATTGACACAGGGGCACTACTATTCTGATATTGCTTTCCTTGTCTTCACAGTGCTGTCATGAACTGGGATCCTTCAGCCATGTCACCACCTGTGCCTGATCTGACTCAGCAAATGCCAGAGAAAACCCTGTCAACAGATACTGTTCCCCAGGCTACAGCCTGTCCTCCAAGGACAGGATGCCTGGGCAGGAACAGCCTCCATTCATCACGGTGGAGGAAGTTCTCGCCAGCCAGGGGAGCTTCTGTCAGTAGCCAAAAAATTGAGTCATTTGGTAAGCAGTCCTGTCAGATGTCATCCCAGGGTCAATcaactaagaaacaaaaaccaacagaTGGTTCAAGGATCTTCACCCCTGCTGCCCAGACCAAGGCTAAGGGACTAGTAGCCTCTGTCAACACACAAACTGTATGGCAAAAAGAAGAGAGCTGTGCAACCTACAAGGCTCCTAAGGAAACTACCTCCCATCCTACGTATCTCAGTGGATCGGAGCAAGTAGCTGGGCATAGAAAAGTAGTCAAGACTTCTCTGGCAGAATCCAAACCACCTCCTCCAAGCAGGGCATCAAAAAAGCATCAGAGGGTGCTGGCAGCTAGGGCCAGAGACATTGCCAAAAAGTTCTCTCGTTTGTCTTGTGGCTGTCCTTTAAAAAAACAGCCTAGTGCAGAGGATCCAACCTCCTTCACAGATTCTAGACCTATAATGGACCATGTAAGGGAAGAGGACAAAGATTTATCTGACACTGAAAGCAGTTACTCAGTGGATTCTCTTTCTTACATCTATGCCAAAGTCCCAAAGGAGCTGCTGAAACCAGAGGAACTTCAGGGAAAATGGGATCTCCCAGATCCAGACAACTCTGAAAGTGGTAACAGTCAAATATCTGAGGATTCACTTGCTGGGAAAGGGCACCAAAGTCTCCCAGAAAACTCTGCAGGTGAATATTCCATGAAGGACTATGGGCATTCAAGAGCCAGACCTTCAGCCTCTGTGAGGGGTCTCCCCATGTACTCAGACAGTAGCTTATGTACTCATACAGACAGGAGCTTTTCCTTGCACAGCCTAATTGGTCCTGAAAATAGGCAAGGGGAGCCTTTCCTTGGCTCTGCTGATGAGATGCCTACAGAGACTTTCTGGCATCTGCAGAAGGCCACCCTATCTGCAATAGACAATAGACAGGGGGCAACAGACAGGCCTAGCCCTATCAACCACAGAGTGGGAGTCAGGGTCAATAATATTCTGCCAAAAAGCAATTCATTTTACCATGATCTTCAGTACCAGCCCCGTTGTGAGCAGCTTGAGTCAGAAATGGAGACCAGCTATTCCGAACAAATCAACCCTCTCCGAGGTATTCAACTTGCAAGAGAGAGCCCCCTGTTATCTGTGGATTCCTGGTTTTCTTGCGACTCTAAGGTCAATCCCAGCAGCCCCTCAGGGGTCATACATTCTCTATGTCCAAGTCCTGACATACATGAAACTCAGCCCTATAGTGAGAAGCCCCAACACTGGCTAAGCAGTGAAGAACCAAATACCTGCAAACTTCCCCAAACTAGTACTGAGCCACCCTGCAGTTCAGATTTGTATGCAACTTCTGCTTCTGATACATCCAAGCCCTCAGTTTGTGGAAGCCAAAGACTCCTTCAGCCAGGAGTTGATGGATTCTTTCAGGGCAGAGAAATGCCTGACATGACCAACCAGGGCATCTCTGAAGAGTCCCACAATTCTGACATGTCGAGTGTGCTGGCTACCTCTGCCACCTCGTTCACTCATGTACGTAGTATTAATAAGAAGGACTGGGCTGCCCTTCATCAAGAATATCTCCTTGAACTCTCTGATTCTATTTTTGAAGCTATAGGAGAGCCCAGGCCAGCTTTCCCCTTCCTGGAGGAAGAGTCTAGCTCCCTGGCTGATGCTTCTGATAAAGTAGACTCTCCGTTGCCCACTGGCCCTGGGTTATCTAGAAATTTAGATTTCTGCTCCTTTCCAGCCCACCTATCCCAAATCAGGCACTTAAATGCAGAGAAAGACCATGACAGTCTGAGTGCCAACGTAGAAAGTGCTTCTGATCTCTTCAGTACTGTTGAGAGGATGAGCTGTAATGAGGCGTACCCCACAGACATAGAGTCTCTGACTTCTGGATCTATAAATGCACAGGCCTGCACAGCAGGAAATGCGATACCAAGTTCCATGACAGAAGCATGGGAAGTCAATCAGGCCAGCTTGGAAGGGTGCCTTCAGGGTGGCAGACATTCTGCACTGAAAACTTCCTCTGGGCAGTATTTCTTCCAGAAGAGGACTTATCACAATCATGACACCTCAGCCTCTGAAGTAGATTATTTACCTCAAGATGAGACTCTTCTCAGGAAAAATACTCCAGTTCAACCAGGACTATTAAGTCACAACAGCCACCAGCACCCCCTGCTGGAAGAGAAGGCGGCTTCCCAGGAGTGCTCCGAGGAAGTAGCTGGAACACACATAGATGCCTGTTGCACTTTCCCTTCAGGTCCAGAGCTGGTCCTGCACTCTGACCCTTGGAGCTCTTTTCCATCCTTCCTGCAGTCGCCTTCCCTGGAAACATTCTATGTAACCAAAAGCAGGGATGCCCTGACAGAAACTGCCTTAGAGATTCCAGCCTGCAGGGAAGCCTGggtgccctccccaccccctagaGAAGCCTGGGGCTTTGGTCATAGTCATCAAGTCCCCCAGAAAGCtcacaagaaaaataatttgccCAAGTTGTCCCAAAGTCAGAATTCTAAGATTGATTCACCTCATCAGACAATAACCAAAAGGCCAACAGATACGAATATAGGGGAAGTTACTGGAGAACTGGGGAAACGGCCcagaaatatgaaaaaagaagaaCCCCATGATTCTGCTTACTGTTTCGTTGCTCAGAACAGACAGCATCTCCCTTCTACCAGACTCAAAGCTTGTGAATGTAGAAATCAACTTGGAATTTTAAATAAGTACAGCCTCTCAGTCCATGAGGATGGAGAAGGGGCCTCTGCATGGCATCACTGCAGTGTTGCCTTCAATGGCTCTGAGTCAAAGACTTTGCTCTTCATTTGTGATTCTAAGGCAAGTGGGGAAGAACAGAGTCCACTCCTGCCAGAGACGCAGTCCTCTGGTACGCACAGTCAGTCTCCTCCTGGAGACAGGTCTGATTTCATTGGTAAAATCACCAATTTAGACCTGGAGAAGGTCATGCCAGAGGAAACTGCTGTTTCCTTGAAATCAAGATCACTCCATTGTCGAAGTAGCCCTGCGATCATGGCAGGAGGTAGGAGTCCCACCCACAGGTGGGAGGGGAGGAATGAAACTGTGCTTCTCAGAGAAGTGATTTCCAAAGACATCCGAGAAGAATTTAGTCTTCCAGGAACCCAGTATACCTGTGAAAGATGCCATCTAGTTATGTGCTCTCAGGAAAGAAAGCCCACTGAATGCAAGGCCCATGGGCAGTCACAAGAAATACAGTGCAAAGAAAAACCTTTGGGAgagaaacagaataaaagagttaATAGTACTGATGAAATGGCTAGGCTGATCAGGAGTGTAATACAGCTGGAAACTGGCATCTTAGAAATCGAATCCAAGCAGAATAAGCAACTTCATGCTTCCCACACGCCAAGTACAGAACTTATGCTCCAGGACTTACAGGACCAGAAGAAGACTGACCAGGTCCCCGAgccagaaagttctggaaaacaTTTATGCTTTGAGGGTTATCCATCTTTTCCAATACAGATAGAAGATGGTATCTTTGAAGACAACAAAGCTAGAGAAATAGAGGGTAACAGTGCAATTAGTAATAATGCTCAGGTCCAGAAGATCACAGGAAGCCCCTTCAGATCAAGGGACTGTAAGCAAACAAGGGGGTCTGAGAGAGAGCACACATACCCACCACCTGGAGCACACAGACTTGCCAGGGATATCTGTGGTTCTTTAGGGAAGGGCGAAGCTCTCAGAAAGCCTAGCAACATGTCCCTTCACTCTAGGAGAATGAAAGCATTAGCTAGATCTCTGCTATTGCAGCGCAGCCCGGAGAGAGCTGAGAAGGATGATGAGCTCCTAAAAGCATCAGCAAAGTTCCAAGAGCAGACTTGGGCCTTGGAAAGTCTTGAGGAACTGGAGAGTGTGGAAAGTTTTCAGGAAAGCCAAATTATTGCAGTCCCAAGTGATTCAGAATTGGAGGATGTAAAAACTCCAGGGAGAGTTGAAGAAATGACAGTGGACAGGGGagggaacctgaaggaaaaagagaatGTGGAAATTTCTACTCCCAGCCAGCACTGGAAGGGCACAGTTTTCAGGCAGGAGAATGTCTCCCCATTCCATAACCAGAGAGACTTCTCTGCAGCTCTTCCTTATGGAGAGCTGAGTGGTATCCAACCCGTGCATTCTCCAAGCTtcccaagaagctgttgtcatgtCTCTGATACCAAAGGTGTCTCTTCATTTGAGAACATATTAGAACCTACAATGTTGAAAACAAATAGAAATTCTTTGGCAACTGGAGTAGGGGATCAGGATCACAGTGGGGAGACCGGAAGCAGTAGCTTGCAGGGAAGTGTTTCTGGGGATGCTTCCACCACACACACTCCCTGGGGTGGATCTGTAATGCCCATGCTCATGAGAGCTAATGGCCAGTCTGTTACATCAGACAGTATACAGCTAGAGACAGAGGACTGGATAACAGTAAGCACCAGCTCCCAAGAAGACCAGGAAGGGGACTTCAGAGTTACTTCCACAGGCTTGACTACTCAGGAAGGTTTGGGTTCTGAAGCTGAGGCAActgaacaagaagaaacaaaaaccagttcTTTGGATACTGTCTTAAGGCAGACTGAAAGGAGGGTCAGTTTCCTTTTACAAGAAGATAGTGACCAGGGTGAAGAGgaaaggcagaaggcagaggagaaGTCAGAAGACCAACAACTTCCTAACTCTGCTTGCTTACCACCAGTGTCTGTACTGAAAGGACCTGATCCAGAGCCTCTGCTACTACCAGACTCCTCTGTCCATGCATCCATATGCCTGTCTATCTTGGAAGAGATCAGACAGGCAAAAGCACAGAGAAAGCAGCTTAATGACTTTGTGGCTGAGGGGACAGTCCTTCCTTATGAGACGTCACAAGAAGCTGAGTGTTTTTCAGAGGCTGCTGGTAGGTCTCAGACACAGACAGTTACGTTAGGGTGGGATAGCACCAGGAACGATGCTAAGACACAAGGACTGCATGTGGCATCTCCACCTCCTGTGTTTGCAAACCTCTTGGCTGATGAGAGGAGAGCCCAGGCCAGTGCAGGGAGCCTTCAACATGTGCTCAATCCTGAAACTGATAGAGGGCCACAGCATCATTTGTTGGCTTCTTCTCACATTATTTCAGGGCTAGCAGAAAGATACTGCACTGGAGAAGCAAGGCAATTTTGTGGAGCAAGAGGATGGTCTGATTTTTCTGAAGTCATcgagaaaaaagaaacatctaGAACAATGTCCTCTGTTGGTCCTTTGGACTCAGACAGGCTTCTTTCTATACTAGCTGTAGAGCAGAATGAGAGGGTAGGAtcagagaaagtgtctgtcttACCTTCTCAAACTTCTTGTGATGGTCCTGGGAGGATTCTGCATGGGCAAAGTCAGTTGGCTGCATGGGAGACTGCAGAGGATATATCCTTTGGTGGGAAGGACACTGTCCTGGGTCATCAGAAACCTAGTCTAGATAGCACATGTGGAGGAGACTCAGGTAAGATCTCAGTGACcacacagaaaggaaaagcagTCCATTCTGAGCGTCAGTCTGTGATCCGTACTGTTGATAATACTGTATACCTTTCTCAGCCTAAGCAAGACCATGTGCAGTGCTCCGATGCTTCTGCTGGCTTAGAAGGAATGGAGGCAAGTCCAAAGTcatgtgctcttcagcctggagCTCCAAGAAAGGTTGAAGCAGAAGCTAACATATGGCATCCTGTCAAGTGGAAGAATGTTGACTCTGGTCTGGCAGAAGCATGTGGGAGTGACAGCAAAAATCTAAGGTCAACTCCATTTATAGATAAAAGACCAAGCCTGCATCCCAGTGGAGTTAGAGAAGAGGCTCCAGGTCTGTGCCCAGAAGAGTGCCTTGTCTTCAAGGGGAACACTGGAGGCAGCAGGCCACTTGGCTTATCTTATGGGGAGGAAGAGAATTGCCCTCACctaagtggttctcagcctgctgctgctgttcacgACTGCCGCTCTCATTCCTCTACTCTGCCATGTTATAGAGATGGTGTCCTTAGGAAGGGAACCCTCTGGGCTGCTCCACATCCTGACCACTCACTTTTTATAGTACCATCTAGGGTCTGTGAAGTGGATGGAGCAGGAGAGAGCTTTTCCAAAGACTCTCAAGTGTCTTTAGCACATGGCCTCAAACATAAATGTGGGCCAGTAGACAACAGCATTCCCAACCCATCCACTATAGCTCTTGTCTCCTCTCCAGCTCAAAACTGCAGCTGCCTTTGCACCTCAGAAATGAAGGCAAATTGCCTCACCCACACTGTTGCTAGGGGAAGATCAGTGGACGGTTCTGGGGAAAAGACAACAGGGAAGAAGGCCAGCACTGCCCCTGAGGATTCTTATCCATCCAGCCCTGCAGGAATGAGCTCTGAGCCACGAAGAACTCTGAAGAATAACTCTGTAAGTGAGAATGTACAGGCATCACAAACAACACCAGAACATCCTGCAGTGACTCAGAGACCATATTCAAATGAAGAATCTGTTGACAGTAAGCTGGAGATAGCAGCTCAGTTTGGGCATTTAGAAAATACCATCAGATGCTGTTCAAAAAAGATGCCACCTTCCACTAAGGTCAGGGGTCACAGTTGCTTGGATTCTCAAGCCAAATTTGTAGACATGTTGAAACATACCTGCCACCCTCAGATTGAAACTTcatgggaagaggaagaacaacagagaGACCAGGTCTCAGGAGATGGCAAAGTCCATGCCCAGGTCAGAAATCTAGTATCTTCTAACATTGGTAGCTTTGATGGCTGTCAGACTAGAGATGGTGAAAGAAAGGAGATAGTTGTAGCCAAGTCTTCTGCATCCCAGACTTTCTTTTCAGACTTTGAAGCCCAAACTGAACCATCACAGCCTGCTGCCCAGACTCCTAGCCAGCTCTGCTCTGATAGGGAGCAGCTGCCTCCCAGCCACAGGCACTTGCTTCCTGTGATTGCAATCTTCTCTGGCCCCAAGCGTGCCAGGTACTCCCCTAGACCTCAGTTTACTGTGGTCAGCTCATCTCGGTCTCTTCAAGAACTAAATTTGAGTGTGAAACCTCCTTCGCCAACAGATGAAGATGCACAGGGGCCAAATTGCTTGTGGAGCCCACATCTCAGGGGTCATTCCTCCCAAAAGCCAGTATCAACATCTCAGAAGTCTCAAGATTACAGTCAGAAAGCCTCGTGTAACTTGAGCAATAGCCACACTGATCACAGGCCCTTGAACCCTGTCATTCCTCCTTACCCAACGTCTTCCACTGTGTCATGTATGCCAACCCCTGAGTTCATGACTACCTGGATGCCTGGGACTTTGGAACAGGCCCATCCAGGAAAGACAGATAAACTGAGTGTCCAGGGTATGCCAGAGAATTGGCATTCTCAGGTGGACAAAGAAATGCTGCACTTTGATTCTAGTAACTTAAGTCCCTATGTCCTGCCCTGGTGTCCACAGGGACCTGTGCATATTGGTTGGAAGCAATATGTGTTTGGAAGTGCAGTTGATGCCTCTGGTAGCCAGAAATCTCAGTGCCTAATACAATCAAAAATGGCTCAGTGTTCTAGCATGGACAATGTCCTAGAAGACAAGAAATCTCCATTTCACTTCCATCCCAAGACTGATGCCCAAACCCAGGATTTGCCAAACATACACAGTGGCATTGGGAATGACCAGAGTTCAAATGAGCTGCCTCTGGCTGGAGGGAGTACCACAGCTCAGGTAGATGAGATTATATTACTCTGCCCACCAGAGACAGGCTGTGCTGGGGGGGAGGCCAGTATGAATACCTTCGAGCAGGGAACACGGACCCTGGGCAGCAGGCTTCACTCAAATTGCACTGATGTCTCTGTTCAGCCTGATGCCAGGACAATGTCAGACTCTGATCTAGCCTCCTGGACCAGGATGCACAACCTGTCTCTCCACCTTTCACAGCTTCTACATAGTACTTCAGAACTGCTTGGGAGTCTCTCACAGCCAAGTGTGATAGTAAAGGAACAGAATGGCAACAGTGAATCCCTAGATGAGGCCCAACAGGCCCTTATGATGGATGGTTCTACTCAGACCACTGTGGATGAGGGGATCCAGACAGACCTGGCCTTACCTCCTCTGGCCTTCCAGGCGCCAGAGGTCAAGTCAGAGGAAGTCAGTGTGATCCTTCACGTGATGGACTCAGGTATTACCACTGTGGCTCAAGAAAAGGGAGATGTCCCAGTGGTGTTTCagaagaaagaggcagaggaagcagcagAACCCCCAGATCTCCACAAAGGAAGTACCCACGTTAAACTGCAGAGCCCTCCTGTGACCTCACCACACTTGAGGTTTCAGAAAGCTGATTTTGGGCAGAACTTTACTTTCATGAACCCCCCAGCTTCTCCTGATGGTTCTCCACTTCCCAGTCTGCAGCCAGAGGAATCTTGCATGGTGGTCAACATGTCCAGAATCTCACACCACTCAAGGCTCACCCTTGGTGCTTCTGAGTTCACCCAAGAGCCTAGCACCCAGAATAGATTGGGCAGCTCGAGTGCTGTGCTGGTGGATAGGGCGTCCTCTCCAATCCTTACATTTAGTGCCAGCATCCAGGAGCTGAGCAACCCCTTAGCCTGTTTGACTCTATCAGTTCCCTCGGCTCATCCTCTTGAAGACTTCCAGAAGCTTGACATCAATCCAGACCCTGAAGTTGGTGACCTAAGACCTCCAATGGGTAATTCTCAAGCCACTGATAAGGCTGGCGTGTCTCGGAGAGCTGAGTCTGTGGACAGAGAAGTCAAGAGCCCCTTAGGGAAAAGTTCTGAGAGATTGTTTCTTTATTCTAGCTCCCCTTGCAGCCCACAACAGAGCTCTAGTCCCCAAGTTAGTTTCTCAGGAAAGGCCCCTCAGCAGCTTCAGCTCAAGAGCACCACTGGAGACCAAAGCAAATCACCATCTTCACCACCAAGGCACAGGATCCTTGATGATAGCGTTGTGTCTGAGAGGGTGGCTTCCACAGAGC
This Rattus norvegicus strain BN/NHsdMcwi chromosome 3, GRCr8, whole genome shotgun sequence DNA region includes the following protein-coding sequences:
- the Stard9 gene encoding stAR-related lipid transfer protein 9 isoform X3 gives rise to the protein MANVQVAVRVRPLSKRETKEGGRIIVEVDDKVAKVRNVKVNSRLESFGDTREKVVAFGFDYCYWSVNPEDPHYASQEVVFRDLGTEVLSGASKGYNICLFAYGQTGSGKTYTMLGTPASVGLTPRICEGLFIREDDCASMPYSRSIKVSFLEIYNERVRDLLKQSNQNKSYTLRVREHPEMGPYVQGLSQHAVTSYQQVLQLLEEGIANRITAATHVHEASSRSHAIFTIHCTQATLQNNLPSETASKINLVDLAGSERADPSYCKDRITEGANINKSLVTLGIVISTLAQNSQVFSSCQSLSSAASSGGDSGIPSTTSGTSSGGGPARRQSYIPYRDSVLTWLLKESLGGNSKTIMVATVSPAHTSYSETMSTMRYASNAKNIINKPQVNEDANVKLIRELREEIERLKAMLLNFELRNFSSLNDDLDESLQELVFQNDLKIDTLTQHWTQKPNNRQALMEHYGVGINRNRARVVIDSSLPHLMALEDDVLSTGIVLYHLKEGTTRIGRIDSDQEQDIVLQGQWIERDHCTITSTCGVVILRPSQGARCTVNGREVTASCRLTQGAVITLGKAQKFRFNHPAEAAALRQERLKVGEVLGSSGSLEWLDLDGDVSASRLGLCPVLRKERRVLEEQSDKDQQPLRNGKISYRAQTEQQQCHVEALKQQAKEGQSRVQKELKLDQTHINRKITDNQQWLLREETWLSNLRETQQEGDCGEEKELEAFVAPDAWLPTVPQTPPSPLVQSQKRVVQPRCLRKHTSRATVWNIRQKKVSFQLERIIKKRRLLEAQRRLEQLNALFWIQDNGTSKAPSWASSSNTTGSGSQRRSRWTTCSSLSLQRLCSQRLSQLRSAVMNWDPSAMSPPVPDLTQQMPEKTLSTDTVPQATACPPRTGCLGRNSLHSSRWRKFSPARGASVSSQKIESFGKQSCQMSSQGQSTKKQKPTDGSRIFTPAAQTKAKGLVASVNTQTVWQKEESCATYKAPKETTSHPTYLSGSEQVAGHRKVVKTSLAESKPPPPSRASKKHQRVLAARARDIAKKFSRLSCGCPLKKQPSAEDPTSFTDSRPIMDHVREEDKDLSDTESSYSVDSLSYIYAKVPKELLKPEELQGKWDLPDPDNSESGNSQISEDSLAGKGHQSLPENSAGEYSMKDYGHSRARPSASVRGLPMYSDSSLCTHTDRSFSLHSLIGPENRQGEPFLGSADEMPTETFWHLQKATLSAIDNRQGATDRPSPINHRVGVRVNNILPKSNSFYHDLQYQPRCEQLESEMETSYSEQINPLRGIQLARESPLLSVDSWFSCDSKVNPSSPSGVIHSLCPSPDIHETQPYSEKPQHWLSSEEPNTCKLPQTSTEPPCSSDLYATSASDTSKPSVCGSQRLLQPGVDGFFQGREMPDMTNQGISEESHNSDMSSVLATSATSFTHVRSINKKDWAALHQEYLLELSDSIFEAIGEPRPAFPFLEEESSSLADASDKVDSPLPTGPGLSRNLDFCSFPAHLSQIRHLNAEKDHDSLSANVESASDLFSTVERMSCNEAYPTDIESLTSGSINAQACTAGNAIPSSMTEAWEVNQASLEGCLQGGRHSALKTSSGQYFFQKRTYHNHDTSASEVDYLPQDETLLRKNTPVQPGLLSHNSHQHPLLEEKAASQECSEEVAGTHIDACCTFPSGPELVLHSDPWSSFPSFLQSPSLETFYVTKSRDALTETALEIPACREAWVPSPPPREAWGFGHSHQVPQKAHKKNNLPKLSQSQNSKIDSPHQTITKRPTDTNIGEVTGELGKRPRNMKKEEPHDSAYCFVAQNRQHLPSTRLKACECRNQLGILNKYSLSVHEDGEGASAWHHCSVAFNGSESKTLLFICDSKASGEEQSPLLPETQSSGTHSQSPPGDRSDFIGKITNLDLEKVMPEETAVSLKSRSLHCRSSPAIMAGGRSPTHRWEGRNETVLLREVISKDIREEFSLPGTQYTCERCHLVMCSQERKPTECKAHGQSQEIQCKEKPLGEKQNKRVNSTDEMARLIRSVIQLETGILEIESKQNKQLHASHTPSTELMLQDLQDQKKTDQVPEPESSGKHLCFEGYPSFPIQIEDGIFEDNKAREIEGNSAISNNAQVQKITGSPFRSRDCKQTRGSEREHTYPPPGAHRLARDICGSLGKGEALRKPSNMSLHSRRMKALARSLLLQRSPERAEKDDELLKASAKFQEQTWALESLEELESVESFQESQIIAVPSDSELEDVKTPGRVEEMTVDRGGNLKEKENVEISTPSQHWKGTVFRQENVSPFHNQRDFSAALPYGELSGIQPVHSPSFPRSCCHVSDTKGVSSFENILEPTMLKTNRNSLATGVGDQDHSGETGSSSLQGSVSGDASTTHTPWGGSVMPMLMRANGQSVTSDSIQLETEDWITVSTSSQEDQEGDFRVTSTGLTTQEGLGSEAEATEQEETKTSSLDTVLRQTERRVSFLLQEDSDQGEEERQKAEEKSEDQQLPNSACLPPVSVLKGPDPEPLLLPDSSVHASICLSILEEIRQAKAQRKQLNDFVAEGTVLPYETSQEAECFSEAAGRSQTQTVTLGWDSTRNDAKTQGLHVASPPPVFANLLADERRAQASAGSLQHVLNPETDRGPQHHLLASSHIISGLAERYCTGEARQFCGARGWSDFSEVIEKKETSRTMSSVGPLDSDRLLSILAVEQNERVGSEKVSVLPSQTSCDGPGRILHGQSQLAAWETAEDISFGGKDTVLGHQKPSLDSTCGGDSGKISVTTQKGKAVHSERQSVIRTVDNTVYLSQPKQDHVQCSDASAGLEGMEASPKSCALQPGAPRKVEAEANIWHPVKWKNVDSGLAEACGSDSKNLRSTPFIDKRPSLHPSGVREEAPGLCPEECLVFKGNTGGSRPLGLSYGEEENCPHLSGSQPAAAVHDCRSHSSTLPCYRDGVLRKGTLWAAPHPDHSLFIVPSRVCEVDGAGESFSKDSQVSLAHGLKHKCGPVDNSIPNPSTIALVSSPAQNCSCLCTSEMKANCLTHTVARGRSVDGSGEKTTGKKASTAPEDSYPSSPAGMSSEPRRTLKNNSVSENVQASQTTPEHPAVTQRPYSNEESVDSKLEIAAQFGHLENTIRCCSKKMPPSTKVRGHSCLDSQAKFVDMLKHTCHPQIETSWEEEEQQRDQVSGDGKVHAQVRNLVSSNIGSFDGCQTRDGERKEIVVAKSSASQTFFSDFEAQTEPSQPAAQTPSQLCSDREQLPPSHRHLLPVIAIFSGPKRARYSPRPQFTVVSSSRSLQELNLSVKPPSPTDEDAQGPNCLWSPHLRGHSSQKPVSTSQKSQDYSQKASCNLSNSHTDHRPLNPVIPPYPTSSTVSCMPTPEFMTTWMPGTLEQAHPGKTDKLSVQGMPENWHSQVDKEMLHFDSSNLSPYVLPWCPQGPVHIGWKQYVFGSAVDASGSQKSQCLIQSKMAQCSSMDNVLEDKKSPFHFHPKTDAQTQDLPNIHSGIGNDQSSNELPLAGGSTTAQVDEIILLCPPETGCAGGEASMNTFEQGTRTLGSRLHSNCTDVSVQPDARTMSDSDLASWTRMHNLSLHLSQLLHSTSELLGSLSQPSVIVKEQNGNSESLDEAQQALMMDGSTQTTVDEGIQTDLALPPLAFQAPEVKSEEVSVILHVMDSGITTVAQEKGDVPVVFQKKEAEEAAEPPDLHKGSTHVKLQSPPVTSPHLRFQKADFGQNFTFMNPPASPDGSPLPSLQPEESCMVVNMSRISHHSRLTLGASEFTQEPSTQNRLGSSSAVLVDRASSPILTFSASIQELSNPLACLTLSVPSAHPLEDFQKLDINPDPEVGDLRPPMGNSQATDKAGVSRRAESVDREVKSPLGKSSERLFLYSSSPCSPQQSSSPQVSFSGKAPQQLQLKSTTGDQSKSPSSPPRHRILDDSVVSERVASTEHGPPSSGRPSQCQGRAANEDGKSVFMVESQPNVDRPSSRRGLQPLSPCQISATTGLQSPAVDPPQVCQPVGLLCPGSQMYVASGPQHHNLRDLSVHNKFNNWYGVQDGPCKSLHVGDSLGVRCDLSSVGTQRPLQPSDKYSQEPEYLRLEHIPLQAGVQKPSLSVELTEAKLHHGFGETDALLKVLQSGTGEVFAPEEPAMLSCEEFYTRQKKTFETLRRERTERLHNFRRTRSLSPQKRLRFLPSKDLPTGELDLPSRRQEYLQRLRKHVVETTRIPEPAPRLARPPSDIELMLQEYRQAREEAKAEIAQARDRLKERSEQEKKRIRQQIISQLLKEEEKLQILANSSSLYTSSNGSISSGVTSDYNSSPAFLGHLQSLEVLEDSQVPDSQDTWIGDWRGRSTVRNSYLYLTGSSWKNLAHSCRASMGSGCCSPSSLSSLGTCFSFPYQDLAKHIVNTSMADVMAACSDNLHNLFIRQASAGWNYQGEEQEVQLYYKEFSSTRHGFLGAGVVSQPLSQVWAAVSDPTLWPLYHKPIQTSRLHQRVTNSISLVYLVCDTTLCALKQLRDFCCVCVEAKEVPMLVWDTYQSWQLSLCMMHPCQDLAEKWSEERSFPVLGSCSLFSWRGKK